A part of Myxococcus stipitatus genomic DNA contains:
- a CDS encoding DUF2252 family protein, translating to MRIAPRPTASTVAPRSEPLARPADVSARAPRDLERVPGEAVAFIDDFHARLDLPAARLKEKQALLRERPSALFRMMPALFHADVRGPYAAEARLLERPAPRVQVVGDAHVGNLGTFRGPDGAPVWGLNDFDLSGQGSPEMDLARMATSAALTARESGLSSKEQAEVVRAFADAYFSTLAALAGGERNPGAFLTKKEATGKVDDLIDEAREASRARLVKEYAKVDGPDSARFRATDTLRPLSATRQREVIAALGAHTATLEGAQQVALPLRVLDVAQRLDAGGSSYGLERFYVLAKASQPGAPPVLLELKELLANSLTSPPSAADGQAVVEAQRAVVGDLNPLTGATRLGGRAFLVREVEPEKTKLGDKALTGKKDLRSVFAQAGQVLARAHGATPGSARKLADWVGDDAAVASVRLEAFARGYADQVTADWRALRDAA from the coding sequence ATGCGAATCGCTCCGCGTCCGACCGCTTCCACCGTGGCCCCGCGGTCCGAGCCGCTCGCGCGCCCGGCGGACGTCTCCGCGCGCGCCCCCCGGGACCTGGAGCGCGTCCCGGGCGAGGCCGTCGCGTTCATCGACGACTTCCACGCGAGGCTGGACCTGCCCGCCGCGAGGTTGAAGGAGAAACAGGCGCTCCTGCGCGAGCGGCCCTCCGCGCTCTTCCGGATGATGCCGGCCCTGTTCCACGCGGACGTGCGGGGCCCCTATGCCGCGGAGGCCCGGCTCCTCGAGCGCCCCGCCCCCCGCGTCCAGGTGGTGGGCGACGCGCACGTGGGCAACCTGGGCACCTTCCGCGGGCCGGATGGCGCGCCGGTCTGGGGCCTCAATGACTTCGACCTGTCCGGCCAGGGCTCGCCGGAGATGGACCTGGCGCGCATGGCGACCAGCGCGGCGCTCACCGCGCGCGAGTCGGGCCTGTCGTCGAAGGAGCAGGCCGAGGTGGTGCGCGCCTTCGCGGACGCCTACTTCTCGACGCTGGCGGCGCTCGCCGGGGGTGAGCGGAACCCGGGCGCGTTCCTCACGAAGAAGGAGGCCACGGGCAAGGTGGACGACCTCATCGACGAGGCCCGGGAGGCGTCGCGGGCCCGGCTGGTGAAGGAGTACGCGAAGGTGGACGGCCCGGACTCGGCGCGCTTCCGCGCCACGGACACGCTGCGGCCGCTGTCCGCCACGAGGCAGCGGGAGGTCATCGCGGCGCTGGGCGCGCACACCGCCACGCTGGAGGGTGCCCAGCAGGTCGCCCTGCCCCTTCGGGTCCTCGACGTGGCCCAGCGCCTGGACGCGGGAGGCAGCAGCTATGGGCTGGAGCGTTTCTACGTGCTGGCGAAGGCGTCGCAGCCCGGAGCCCCGCCGGTGTTGCTGGAGCTCAAGGAGCTGCTGGCCAACAGCCTGACGTCGCCGCCCAGCGCCGCGGATGGGCAGGCGGTGGTGGAGGCACAGCGCGCGGTGGTGGGGGACCTCAACCCCCTGACGGGCGCCACGCGACTGGGCGGCCGGGCGTTCCTGGTGCGCGAGGTGGAGCCGGAGAAGACGAAGCTGGGCGACAAGGCGTTGACGGGCAAGAAGGACCTGCGCTCCGTGTTCGCCCAGGCCGGCCAGGTGCTGGCGCGCGCGCATGGCGCCACGCCAGGGAGCGCGAGGAAGCTGGCGGACTGGGTGGGCGACGACGCGGCGGTGGCGAGCGTCCGGTTGGAGGCATTCGCGAGGGGCTACGCGGACCAGGTCACGGCGGACTGGCGTGCACTGCGCGACGCCGCCTGA
- a CDS encoding esterase/lipase family protein, translating into MLLVHGIDNDASAFDALRERLEREGWRHVHALSLTPNDGTEELPRLARQVATEAEALRARAGVSRVDVVGFSMGALVTRYWLQMMAGRERVRRFVSISGPHAGTWLAALRRGRGVAQMRPGSRLLRALQQDPAPWGDVEVHSFWTPWDLTILPASSSHLAGAVEERTFPVLLHPWMLTDERVLDAVEEALAAPARPR; encoded by the coding sequence GTGCTCCTGGTCCATGGCATCGACAACGACGCGAGCGCCTTCGACGCGCTCCGCGAGCGCCTGGAGCGGGAGGGCTGGCGCCATGTCCATGCCCTGTCGTTGACGCCCAACGACGGCACGGAGGAGCTGCCCCGGCTGGCGCGGCAGGTGGCCACCGAGGCGGAGGCGCTGCGCGCCCGCGCCGGCGTCAGCCGCGTGGACGTGGTGGGCTTCAGCATGGGAGCGCTCGTGACGCGCTACTGGCTGCAGATGATGGCGGGGCGCGAGCGGGTGCGGCGCTTCGTCTCCATCTCCGGTCCCCACGCGGGGACGTGGCTCGCGGCCCTGCGCCGGGGACGCGGGGTGGCGCAGATGCGGCCCGGCAGCCGGCTGCTGCGCGCGCTCCAACAGGACCCGGCTCCCTGGGGCGACGTGGAGGTCCACAGCTTCTGGACGCCGTGGGACCTGACCATCCTCCCCGCCTCCAGCTCCCACCTCGCGGGCGCCGTCGAGGAGCGCACCTTCCCGGTGCTGCTCCACCCGTGGATGCTCACCGACGAGCGCGTGCTCGACGCCGTGGAGGAGGCACTCGCCGCGCCCGCCCGTCCCCGCTGA
- a CDS encoding polysaccharide deacetylase family protein, which translates to MRLASISVDLDSLPHYCRIHGLPETLLDERARTLVHAVAVPRFRELFDSLGIPGTFFAIGEDLEADPGAAAGMRAAHEAGIEVASHSHAHDYALTRRGAAAILEDLRRADAVILAATGARPEGFRAPGYTLNADLYAATVALGYRYGSSAFPATPYYAAKAAVMGALALAGRPSRSVLDTPRVLLAPRVPYRPDPTNPYRRGEGAVLELPMAVTPGVAFPFIGTFATTLPRPVLRAAWNSCRRDAFFNFELHGVDVLDVSDGIPAELVRQQRDLRVSAARKLERLREVFGWLAAERKVVTLRDAASRLAPSL; encoded by the coding sequence GTGAGGCTGGCGTCCATCTCCGTCGACCTCGATTCGCTGCCGCACTACTGCCGCATCCACGGCTTGCCGGAGACGCTGCTCGACGAGCGCGCCCGCACGCTGGTGCACGCCGTCGCCGTGCCGCGCTTCCGCGAGCTGTTCGACTCGCTGGGAATCCCGGGGACGTTCTTCGCCATCGGCGAGGACCTGGAGGCGGACCCGGGCGCGGCCGCGGGGATGCGCGCCGCGCACGAGGCAGGCATCGAGGTGGCCAGCCACAGCCACGCCCACGATTACGCGCTGACGCGCCGGGGCGCCGCCGCCATCCTGGAGGACCTGCGGCGCGCGGACGCCGTCATCCTCGCGGCGACGGGGGCCCGGCCCGAGGGCTTCCGCGCGCCGGGCTACACCCTCAACGCGGACCTCTACGCGGCGACGGTGGCGCTGGGCTACCGGTATGGCTCGTCCGCCTTCCCCGCCACGCCGTACTACGCGGCCAAGGCGGCGGTGATGGGCGCGCTGGCGCTCGCGGGGCGGCCGTCCCGCTCGGTGCTGGACACGCCGCGCGTGCTGCTCGCGCCCCGGGTGCCGTACCGGCCGGACCCCACCAACCCCTACCGCCGTGGCGAGGGCGCGGTGCTGGAGCTGCCCATGGCGGTGACCCCCGGCGTGGCCTTCCCGTTCATCGGGACGTTCGCCACCACGTTGCCGCGCCCCGTCCTTCGCGCGGCATGGAACTCCTGCCGTCGCGACGCCTTCTTCAACTTCGAGCTGCACGGCGTGGACGTGCTGGACGTGTCCGATGGTATCCCCGCCGAGCTGGTCCGCCAGCAGCGCGACCTGCGCGTGAGCGCGGCGCGGAAGCTCGAGCGGCTCCGAGAGGTGTTCGGCTGGCTCGCGGCCGAGCGGAAGGTCGTCACCCTCCGCGATGCCGCGAGCCGGCTGGCCCCCTCGCTCTGA
- a CDS encoding glycosyltransferase family 2 protein, with protein sequence MAPHLSVVIPVYNEESIITSAADELRQGLDARGLDYEIIFAENGSRDATPRILDELCAKHPRLRWFHSERPNYGSALKAGILMARGTYVVCDEIDLCDLTFYDAALPRLEAGEADMVVGSKAAKGASDQRPLIRRAATRVHNKLLKVTLGFQGTDTHGLKAFRREALLPVIQKCVVDMDVFASEFVIRAWREGLRVVEIPIQLHEKRQPSIHLFKRVPNVLKNVGKLFYVIRVRGT encoded by the coding sequence ATGGCACCTCACCTGTCCGTCGTCATCCCGGTCTACAACGAGGAGTCCATCATCACCTCCGCGGCGGACGAGCTGCGCCAGGGGCTGGATGCGCGTGGGCTCGACTACGAAATCATCTTCGCGGAGAACGGCTCGCGCGACGCGACGCCGCGCATCCTCGACGAGCTGTGCGCGAAGCACCCGCGGCTGCGCTGGTTCCATTCGGAGCGCCCCAACTACGGCAGCGCGCTCAAGGCCGGCATCCTGATGGCCCGGGGCACCTACGTCGTCTGCGACGAGATCGACCTGTGCGACCTCACCTTCTACGACGCGGCCCTGCCGCGGCTGGAGGCGGGCGAGGCGGACATGGTGGTGGGGTCGAAGGCGGCCAAGGGCGCCAGCGACCAGCGGCCGCTCATCCGCCGCGCGGCCACGCGCGTGCACAACAAGCTGCTGAAGGTGACGCTGGGCTTCCAGGGGACCGACACGCACGGCCTGAAGGCGTTCCGCCGCGAGGCGCTCCTGCCCGTCATCCAGAAGTGCGTGGTGGACATGGACGTGTTCGCCAGCGAGTTCGTCATCCGCGCCTGGCGCGAGGGCCTGCGCGTGGTGGAGATTCCCATCCAGCTCCACGAGAAGCGCCAGCCCTCCATCCACCTCTTCAAGCGCGTGCCCAACGTGCTGAAGAACGTGGGCAAGCTGTTCTACGTCATCCGCGTTCGCGGCACGTGA
- a CDS encoding protoporphyrinogen/coproporphyrinogen oxidase — MDPILILGAGLAGLSTAHFLRKPWRLIEKSDRVGGLIKTEVIDGCYFDPTGHWLHLRDPEIQELVNTRWLPEQMVRIQRKAGIFTRGVFTRFPYQVNTHGLPPEVVAENLIGYVEAVYGEKGRALREREPRDFEEFILRYMGEGFAKNFMVPYNQKLWTVHPREMSAAWVGRFVPRPSLKEVVEGALGAGSDAVGYNASFLYPREGGIESLARAMLRHLEGGELSVNTEPTSIDWKARKVALSDGRVLGYSGLVSTVSLPGLVRLLEKGASGAPESVVAAAKRLRATTVTYVAVAARGANRQPWHWIYLPEPEFHTYRIGSPSAVYPALAPQDTATFYVEYSHHGELSPAAAEKYAVEDLVRSQMIHSADDILFAHAREIPHAYVLYDEAYGPAKTEVLGFLEHAGIHTAGRYGQWEYSSMEDAILGGRACARALNG, encoded by the coding sequence ATGGATCCCATCCTCATCCTGGGGGCGGGCCTCGCGGGCCTGTCCACCGCGCACTTCCTCCGAAAGCCCTGGCGCCTCATCGAGAAGTCCGACCGGGTCGGCGGGCTCATCAAGACGGAGGTCATCGACGGGTGTTATTTCGACCCCACCGGCCATTGGCTGCACCTGCGGGACCCTGAAATCCAGGAGCTGGTGAACACGCGCTGGCTGCCGGAGCAGATGGTCCGCATCCAGCGCAAGGCCGGCATCTTCACGCGGGGTGTGTTCACGCGCTTCCCGTACCAGGTGAACACGCACGGGCTGCCGCCCGAGGTGGTGGCGGAGAACCTCATCGGCTACGTGGAGGCGGTCTACGGCGAGAAGGGCCGGGCGCTGCGCGAGCGCGAGCCGCGTGACTTCGAGGAGTTCATCCTCCGCTACATGGGGGAGGGCTTCGCGAAGAACTTCATGGTGCCGTACAACCAGAAGCTCTGGACGGTGCACCCGCGGGAGATGTCCGCCGCGTGGGTGGGGCGCTTCGTTCCCCGTCCCAGCCTGAAGGAGGTCGTCGAGGGCGCGCTGGGCGCGGGCAGCGACGCGGTGGGCTACAACGCGTCGTTCCTGTACCCGCGCGAGGGTGGCATCGAGAGCCTGGCCCGCGCGATGCTCCGCCACCTCGAGGGTGGCGAGCTGAGCGTGAACACCGAGCCCACCTCCATCGACTGGAAGGCGCGCAAGGTCGCGCTGTCGGACGGACGCGTGCTGGGGTACTCGGGGCTCGTCTCCACCGTGTCGCTGCCCGGGCTGGTGCGGCTCTTGGAGAAGGGCGCTTCGGGCGCGCCCGAGTCCGTGGTGGCCGCGGCGAAGCGGCTGCGCGCCACCACCGTCACGTACGTGGCCGTGGCCGCGCGTGGCGCCAACCGCCAGCCCTGGCATTGGATCTACCTGCCGGAGCCGGAGTTCCACACGTACCGCATCGGCTCGCCGTCCGCTGTGTACCCGGCGCTGGCGCCCCAGGACACGGCCACGTTCTACGTCGAGTACAGCCACCACGGGGAGCTGTCGCCCGCCGCCGCGGAGAAGTACGCGGTGGAGGACCTGGTGCGCTCGCAGATGATCCACTCCGCGGACGACATCCTGTTCGCCCACGCCCGCGAGATTCCGCACGCGTACGTGCTGTACGACGAGGCGTATGGTCCAGCGAAGACGGAGGTCCTCGGTTTCCTGGAGCACGCGGGCATCCACACGGCGGGGCGCTACGGGCAGTGGGAGTATTCGTCCATGGAGGACGCCATCCTCGGTGGCCGGGCGTGCGCCCGGGCGCTGAACGGATGA